In Kordiimonas pumila, a single genomic region encodes these proteins:
- a CDS encoding DnaJ domain-containing protein: MASDYIKNFGFPRWGEYGRDKDTQALRMCDYVGCSETGNHPAPKSPGSKERWYFCQSHAAEYNRNWNFFEGMSDEEARRHMQDNSESSDAFAGARTFEWGGAVDEDGYTSTEQAAFDTLELEATSDQDAIKRQFRKLAKTYHPDANRGDPDAAERFHKIQSAYELLRDKSL; encoded by the coding sequence ATGGCAAGCGACTATATTAAAAATTTTGGTTTCCCTCGCTGGGGGGAGTATGGGCGCGACAAAGACACCCAAGCCTTAAGGATGTGCGACTATGTTGGTTGCTCTGAAACCGGCAATCACCCCGCACCAAAGTCACCCGGGTCCAAAGAACGGTGGTATTTTTGCCAGTCCCACGCTGCGGAATATAACCGTAACTGGAACTTTTTTGAGGGTATGAGCGACGAAGAAGCCCGCCGCCATATGCAGGATAATAGCGAATCGTCAGATGCTTTTGCAGGCGCACGCACATTCGAATGGGGTGGGGCTGTTGACGAAGATGGGTACACATCAACCGAACAAGCGGCCTTTGACACACTGGAACTGGAAGCGACAAGTGATCAGGACGCGATCAAGCGCCAATTCAGAAAGCTGGCCAAAACCTACCACCCTGACGCAAACAGGGGTGATCCTGACGCCGCGGAGCGTTTCCACAAAATACAATCTGCCTACGAATTGCTGCGCGATAAAAGCTTATAG
- a CDS encoding stimulus-sensing domain-containing protein, with product MLRIMAVNVIALITLVVSVLYLNQFHENLINARIESLTVQSEIIAGALGESAATGPEATTIDLAPARQIITRLVGPTDNRARVFSPDGAMIADSRFVAGDKRLIEEPLLSINYKPTLRERFVNAVHGFLDSFGQHIVAPPVVDRPGMRADDFLEVQIALEGEIASQLRARADGSLVINIAVPVQRFRRVLGVMLLTAQTDDIDRIVRAEQMLTVKVFAGALALTILLSFFLSRTLVRPIRVLARSAERVRRGLGREENIPEFAERLDEIGDLSRSLSDMTRALYNQIDAVERFAADVAHEIKNPLSSMRSALETLNATEKPEIRAKLFAILEDDVKRIDRLVTDISDASRLDAELTRGKMESVDLGLMMRMLVDGYRTTRLPEGLSLSFSDPEAGVYLVRGIEGRLGQVWRNLLDNALSFSPENGTIWVDLSVRERFVVVKVEDEGPGLPDGAENKVFKRFYSERPDSEAFGGHSGLGLSICRQVIEAHGGRITAHNRKNDDETVEGAVFTVRLPLYQQG from the coding sequence ATGCTGCGCATTATGGCGGTGAATGTTATTGCGCTTATTACGCTTGTTGTAAGTGTTCTTTATCTTAACCAGTTTCATGAAAACCTGATCAATGCACGGATTGAAAGTTTAACGGTTCAATCTGAAATTATTGCTGGCGCACTTGGGGAATCTGCGGCAACCGGGCCAGAAGCCACAACGATTGATCTGGCTCCCGCCCGGCAAATTATAACCCGTCTTGTTGGTCCAACAGATAACAGGGCGCGGGTGTTTTCTCCTGACGGTGCGATGATAGCAGACAGCCGGTTTGTCGCGGGGGATAAACGGCTTATTGAAGAACCGCTGCTTAGCATAAATTATAAACCTACTTTACGGGAACGTTTTGTAAATGCCGTGCATGGGTTCTTGGACAGCTTTGGTCAACATATTGTTGCACCCCCTGTAGTAGATAGGCCCGGGATGCGGGCGGATGATTTTCTGGAAGTGCAAATTGCTCTTGAGGGGGAAATAGCATCGCAGCTACGGGCCCGCGCTGATGGTAGCCTTGTTATTAATATTGCAGTGCCAGTGCAGCGTTTCAGGCGTGTTCTTGGGGTCATGTTGCTCACCGCACAAACCGATGATATTGACCGGATCGTGCGGGCCGAGCAGATGTTGACAGTGAAGGTATTTGCAGGTGCTTTGGCACTTACAATTTTATTGTCGTTTTTCCTGAGCCGCACATTGGTGCGTCCTATCAGGGTTTTGGCACGGTCGGCAGAACGTGTGCGGCGCGGGCTGGGGCGTGAAGAAAATATTCCTGAATTTGCCGAACGGCTTGATGAAATTGGTGATCTTTCGCGGTCACTGTCTGATATGACACGGGCTTTGTATAACCAGATTGATGCTGTTGAGCGCTTTGCGGCTGATGTTGCCCACGAAATTAAAAACCCTTTGTCCAGCATGCGCAGTGCCCTTGAGACCCTTAATGCAACAGAAAAGCCCGAGATCAGGGCTAAGCTTTTTGCTATTCTTGAAGATGATGTAAAGCGGATTGACCGGTTGGTGACAGATATTTCTGATGCGTCACGGCTGGATGCAGAACTGACTCGTGGTAAAATGGAATCAGTCGATTTGGGCCTGATGATGCGTATGTTGGTGGACGGCTACCGTACAACAAGGCTGCCTGAAGGGCTTTCTCTTTCCTTTTCTGACCCTGAGGCGGGTGTTTATCTGGTGCGGGGCATTGAAGGTCGCTTGGGGCAGGTTTGGCGCAACCTGCTTGATAATGCGCTGAGCTTCAGCCCAGAAAACGGCACAATATGGGTAGACCTTTCGGTCCGTGAACGGTTTGTGGTGGTGAAGGTTGAGGATGAAGGCCCTGGCCTGCCAGACGGCGCTGAAAACAAGGTGTTTAAACGGTTTTATTCAGAACGCCCGGATAGCGAAGCTTTTGGCGGTCATTCTGGCCTTGGGCTTTCTATTTGCCGACAGGTGATCGAGGCCCACGGCGGGCGTATTACGGCACATAATAGAAAAAATGATGATGAAACGGTTGAAGGTGCGGTTTTCACAGTTAGACTACCTCTGTATCAGCAGGGATAG
- a CDS encoding pyridoxamine 5'-phosphate oxidase family protein: protein MDQQKTSAFKRNDRNRIKRGHKRGHYDQKTVYDIIDSHFLCHVAYEVDGQPFIVPTSHWREGNKLYWHGSIKSQMIRHLAKGNSATVSVTHIDGLVLARSAFSTSVNYRSAICYGTPTLVTDKDEWVRVMKLFFDKLAPERWEQLRPMTDQEYKATGLLEMDIEDAAAKVRADPPGDGEEADWPIWAGVIPLDIVERAPIKAPEKGGAPLLHGIMPAYDWKKS from the coding sequence GTGGACCAGCAAAAAACATCGGCGTTTAAACGAAATGACCGTAACCGCATAAAACGTGGCCATAAACGCGGGCACTATGACCAAAAGACAGTTTATGACATTATCGACAGCCATTTTTTATGTCATGTGGCCTATGAAGTGGATGGTCAGCCTTTTATTGTGCCAACATCGCATTGGCGTGAAGGGAACAAGCTTTACTGGCATGGTTCTATCAAAAGCCAGATGATTAGGCACTTGGCCAAAGGTAATTCTGCAACGGTGAGTGTTACCCATATTGATGGGCTGGTGCTGGCACGTTCCGCTTTTTCAACTAGCGTTAATTATCGCTCGGCTATTTGTTATGGCACGCCGACACTTGTGACCGACAAGGATGAGTGGGTGCGTGTGATGAAGCTTTTTTTTGACAAATTGGCACCAGAACGTTGGGAACAACTGCGCCCCATGACGGATCAGGAATATAAAGCAACAGGCTTGTTGGAGATGGATATTGAAGATGCAGCGGCCAAAGTACGGGCTGACCCACCAGGCGACGGGGAAGAAGCAGACTGGCCTATTTGGGCAGGCGTTATACCGCTTGATATTGTGGAGCGTGCGCCAATTAAAGCGCCGGAAAAAGGGGGTGCGCCATTATTACACGGTATTATGCCGGCATATGACTGGAAAAAATCGTAG
- a CDS encoding sensor histidine kinase, which translates to MMYYRQVCPTLFHVFWAVFLNSIICLSASAENARPLDQVDLSAWSFEDDGKELLKYGWSVYRGHILSPHLIAEKGCAIIGGGQTLNSEQVVPPDLWGSVFTTSLKTGHGKATYCLNLALPDDGAFHAVRMGTLRSVSAIYAVYTTSDGRQMVSLLHKNGDPKLEGYQFVGNPAPPLITLPYGVQALTLVVQVSNNIHKQGGMVEVPIIGLKWQLEAGQNREAALPSALVILLLIFSVAAYVVGRRYVDSLGHNIFAFLTFASALRALFVSDVVWDYFPAFPLERKYDLEYLSLFLIGPAYYAFIMYLFRGRKLLKPDIALYGAAFLLALYALFIGPLLPPGSITLLREFIQILWVFIGLSVALVVARSFFVNPEQYKEALFVITAAVVTIAYELLSVTGVISLSLEWSQFIVILVLLMHARAFVIKSRRVERERDDLTNRLQTVNEDLKQRAVYLDFALMRAEEASQAKSEFLASVSHELRTPLNAIIGFSELMMREVFGSIGNKRYKSYAGDIHDSGVHLLSLVNDILDLSRIEAGTDHLNEELINVPNAANSILKILKPHAQKSNVTFLLDTKDPLPELYADERKLKQIFINLVNNAIKFNVPDGLITIKISATKKGMTIEVKDTGIGIAEKDIPLVLTRFGQVDSKLNKKYAGVGIGLPLTQALVRQHGGELSIKSKVGEGTSVIIQFPPHRCIY; encoded by the coding sequence ATGATGTACTACAGGCAGGTTTGCCCAACTCTGTTTCACGTCTTTTGGGCTGTTTTTCTGAATAGTATTATATGCCTGTCTGCCTCTGCGGAGAATGCGCGTCCGCTGGATCAAGTCGACCTGTCAGCATGGTCCTTTGAAGATGATGGTAAAGAACTTCTAAAATATGGCTGGTCGGTGTATCGCGGCCATATTTTATCGCCTCACCTTATTGCGGAAAAAGGGTGTGCCATTATTGGCGGTGGACAAACTTTAAATAGCGAACAGGTTGTTCCGCCAGATTTATGGGGTTCTGTGTTTACCACGTCCCTGAAAACAGGCCACGGAAAAGCAACATACTGCCTCAATTTAGCTCTACCGGATGACGGTGCTTTTCATGCGGTTAGAATGGGTACTCTGCGATCTGTTTCTGCGATTTATGCCGTTTACACAACGTCTGACGGCAGGCAAATGGTTTCGCTTTTGCATAAGAACGGCGACCCTAAACTTGAAGGATACCAGTTTGTGGGGAATCCGGCACCGCCCCTTATTACCCTGCCTTACGGTGTGCAGGCACTCACCCTTGTTGTGCAGGTAAGCAACAATATCCATAAGCAGGGCGGTATGGTCGAAGTGCCCATTATTGGCCTTAAATGGCAACTGGAAGCCGGGCAAAACCGGGAAGCAGCCTTGCCAAGCGCTTTGGTGATTTTGCTACTCATTTTCTCGGTAGCGGCATATGTGGTTGGGCGCCGGTATGTGGACTCGCTTGGGCATAATATTTTTGCCTTTCTAACATTTGCGTCTGCTCTCAGGGCGCTTTTTGTGAGCGATGTGGTGTGGGACTATTTCCCGGCCTTTCCGCTTGAGCGCAAGTATGACCTTGAATATCTCTCGCTGTTTTTAATTGGCCCCGCTTACTATGCTTTTATCATGTATCTTTTCCGGGGCAGAAAGCTGCTGAAGCCTGACATTGCGCTCTATGGGGCTGCTTTTTTACTCGCTCTTTATGCCCTCTTTATTGGGCCTCTGCTGCCCCCGGGTTCTATTACGCTACTGCGTGAATTTATTCAGATTTTATGGGTATTCATTGGGCTTTCAGTGGCGCTTGTGGTGGCGCGCTCCTTCTTTGTAAATCCCGAACAGTATAAAGAAGCGCTGTTTGTTATTACTGCTGCTGTTGTGACGATCGCATATGAACTCTTGTCGGTCACGGGAGTTATTTCCTTATCGCTTGAATGGTCACAGTTTATTGTCATTCTGGTTTTGCTGATGCATGCGCGGGCATTTGTTATTAAATCCCGCCGGGTTGAGCGGGAACGGGATGATTTAACAAACCGGTTACAAACGGTGAATGAGGACTTAAAGCAGCGCGCTGTATATCTTGATTTTGCCTTGATGCGCGCTGAGGAGGCATCGCAAGCAAAAAGTGAATTTCTGGCCAGTGTTAGCCATGAACTGCGCACGCCGCTGAATGCGATTATCGGGTTTTCAGAGCTTATGATGCGTGAAGTTTTTGGGTCTATAGGTAACAAGCGCTATAAAAGTTATGCGGGGGATATTCACGATTCAGGTGTGCATTTATTATCCCTTGTGAATGATATTCTGGACCTGTCACGTATTGAGGCTGGCACAGATCATTTGAACGAAGAATTGATCAATGTTCCCAATGCGGCGAACTCTATTCTTAAAATACTGAAGCCACATGCCCAGAAAAGCAATGTTACTTTCCTGCTGGATACAAAAGATCCTTTGCCGGAATTGTATGCGGATGAGCGCAAGCTGAAGCAAATTTTTATTAACCTGGTCAATAACGCGATTAAGTTCAATGTGCCGGACGGCCTGATAACCATTAAAATTTCAGCGACCAAAAAAGGTATGACAATTGAGGTGAAAGACACAGGTATTGGTATTGCTGAAAAGGATATACCGCTTGTGTTGACTCGTTTCGGGCAAGTGGACAGCAAACTGAACAAGAAATATGCTGGTGTTGGTATTGGCCTGCCTCTTACACAGGCTTTGGTAAGGCAGCACGGCGGTGAACTGTCTATTAAAAGCAAGGTAGGTGAAGGCACCTCGGTTATTATACAATTTCCGCCCCATCGCTGCATATATTAA
- a CDS encoding response regulator transcription factor has product MSASIALVDDDRNILTSVTIALEAEGFLVRTYPDGQKAWDALSKKPADLAVVDIKMPRMDGMELLKRLREVSDIPVIFLTSKDEEIDQVLGLRMGADDYIGKPFSQRLLIERIRALLRRAEVRRAAPEEHEDTEETVMQRGRLVLDSLRHSVSWDGKDVTLTVTEFLILQTLAQHPGHVKSRDQLMDAAYSDDVYVDDRTIDSHIKRLRRKFRAVADDFTSIETLYGVGYRYKDM; this is encoded by the coding sequence ATGTCAGCTTCGATTGCACTTGTAGATGATGACCGCAACATTTTGACATCTGTCACGATTGCGCTTGAGGCAGAGGGTTTTCTGGTTCGCACATATCCAGACGGCCAAAAAGCATGGGATGCACTTTCCAAAAAACCGGCTGATCTTGCGGTTGTTGATATAAAAATGCCGCGTATGGATGGTATGGAGCTTTTGAAGCGTTTGCGTGAAGTATCTGATATTCCTGTTATATTTCTGACATCAAAGGATGAAGAGATTGATCAGGTTTTGGGCCTAAGGATGGGCGCTGACGACTATATAGGGAAGCCCTTTTCGCAGCGGCTATTGATCGAGCGTATCAGGGCACTGTTGCGCCGGGCAGAAGTTCGGCGGGCTGCCCCCGAAGAACATGAAGACACGGAAGAAACGGTTATGCAACGCGGCAGGCTTGTGCTTGATTCGCTGCGACATAGTGTTTCATGGGACGGTAAAGATGTAACCCTGACTGTCACCGAGTTTTTGATCTTGCAAACGCTGGCCCAACATCCGGGGCATGTGAAAAGCCGTGATCAGCTAATGGATGCTGCCTATTCTGATGATGTGTATGTGGATGACAGAACTATTGATAGCCATATAAAACGTCTGCGTAGAAAGTTTCGTGCTGTTGCTGATGACTTTACGTCCATTGAAACTCTCTACGGTGTGGGGTATCGGTACAAGGACATGTAA
- the pdxR gene encoding MocR-like pyridoxine biosynthesis transcription factor PdxR, with protein MDRIFETTLMVPLTAKTSISLQQQLYTQLRDIVLEGKTPTGTRMPSSRALAQHLGISRNTVLAVYDQLVAEGYFTSKTGAGTFVNAEIPDTFNTAAPLSEPTVSKNGTGPAVHNHGAVWPGMPAFDAFPRDLWARLISRVWRKADEAVYTHNDPLGYAPLRKAISIYLGASRGVVAQPDQVIIVSGLIQGFRLITDCLLSAHAPVYLENPGYSGFQKASQNIRQPVDYIPLDGQGALPPSNTLSGLLVTCPSRQYPLGITMPLARRLELLNWASKSNSLILEDDYDSEFRYAGKPLGSMQGLDGGQRVIYGGSFSKSVFPALRLGYLVMPEGLVKKLALHRSTVDSFPSILPQIALASFINEGHFARHIRRLRKVHAHRKQLFQASFVKHLSRHFTLNPTDTGLHLVVYPKRNRDFNGSKLAEKARLCGIGAVNLSSTYTDGPVKEGLLIGFANLEDRHIDHALKAFSSYIIE; from the coding sequence ATGGACCGTATATTTGAAACAACTCTCATGGTACCCCTAACTGCAAAGACCAGTATATCTTTGCAGCAACAGCTATACACCCAATTACGTGACATTGTTTTAGAAGGAAAAACCCCCACAGGCACAAGAATGCCGTCTAGTCGGGCTTTGGCACAGCATTTAGGCATCTCGCGCAATACTGTTCTGGCCGTATACGACCAGCTTGTGGCGGAAGGCTATTTTACCAGCAAAACCGGTGCAGGTACTTTTGTAAATGCTGAGATACCAGACACGTTCAATACAGCCGCGCCCCTAAGCGAGCCAACAGTCAGCAAGAATGGCACAGGCCCCGCCGTCCACAACCACGGTGCCGTATGGCCCGGCATGCCAGCGTTTGATGCGTTTCCGCGCGACCTGTGGGCACGCCTCATTAGCCGCGTCTGGCGCAAGGCTGATGAGGCCGTCTATACCCATAATGACCCACTGGGATACGCGCCGCTTAGAAAAGCCATATCCATCTATTTAGGTGCATCGCGCGGCGTTGTGGCACAGCCAGACCAAGTTATTATTGTATCTGGCCTTATACAAGGGTTTCGACTGATAACAGATTGCCTGCTTTCTGCACATGCGCCTGTTTATCTTGAAAATCCCGGCTACAGCGGCTTTCAGAAAGCCTCTCAAAACATACGGCAACCGGTTGACTATATCCCCCTTGACGGGCAAGGCGCTTTGCCGCCCTCAAACACACTTTCCGGTTTGCTGGTTACGTGCCCTTCACGTCAATATCCACTTGGCATTACAATGCCGCTTGCCCGCAGACTGGAATTGCTGAACTGGGCCAGCAAAAGCAATTCCCTGATCCTTGAGGATGATTATGATAGCGAGTTTCGCTATGCAGGCAAACCGCTTGGCTCCATGCAGGGGCTTGATGGTGGCCAGCGTGTTATTTATGGGGGCAGCTTTTCAAAGTCAGTTTTCCCGGCCCTTAGGCTTGGATATCTTGTAATGCCAGAAGGCCTTGTTAAAAAACTTGCTCTGCACAGGTCCACTGTTGATAGTTTCCCCTCTATATTACCGCAAATAGCACTCGCCAGCTTTATAAATGAAGGTCATTTTGCCCGACATATAAGACGTCTCAGAAAAGTGCATGCCCACAGAAAACAACTTTTTCAGGCATCTTTTGTAAAACATCTGTCTCGCCATTTTACCTTAAACCCTACAGATACGGGCCTTCACCTCGTTGTATACCCCAAAAGGAACCGCGATTTTAACGGAAGCAAGCTTGCCGAAAAAGCGCGTCTTTGCGGTATTGGTGCTGTCAATCTATCCTCCACATACACGGATGGACCCGTAAAAGAAGGCCTCCTTATAGGATTTGCCAACCTTGAAGATCGTCATATAGATCATGCCCTAAAG
- a CDS encoding phosphoenolpyruvate carboxykinase: MDAHGITGTGNQYWNLGTAQLYEEAIRRGEGKIAKDGPLVVKTGKHTGRSANDKFTVRDEGTENAVAWGDVNRPMSQAHFETIHKAFLDHIKGKDVFVQDLWGGSDPEHRVAVRTIGEFAWHSLFCRTLLVRPTDAETPNMAPQFTIINLPSFKADPATMGCRSETVIAVNFTKGIVLIGGTQYAGENKKSVFSILNYLLPEKGIMPMHCSANIGPEGDVAIFFGLSGTGKTTLSADSSRTLIGDDEHGWSDDSVFNFEGGCYAKMINLSEEAEPEIYATSKRFGTVLENVVMDEETRELDFNDNTLAENTRAAYPIHFIPNTSAENRGGKPKNIIMLTADAFGVLPPISRLTPEQAMYHFLSGYTAKVAGTEIGVKEPQATFSTCFGAPFMPRHPSVYGNLLRKKIAETGVTCWLVNTGWTGGVYGVGNRMPIKATRALLHAALDGSLNSAPMRIDENFGFEVPTEVNGVDSKILNPRETWADKDAYDAKAKHLVTLFINNFAAFTDYVDDEVKAAAPTAA; the protein is encoded by the coding sequence CTGGATGCTCATGGCATTACTGGCACCGGCAATCAATACTGGAATCTGGGTACAGCCCAGCTTTATGAAGAAGCAATCCGTCGCGGCGAAGGTAAAATTGCCAAAGATGGGCCTCTTGTGGTTAAAACCGGCAAGCATACGGGCCGCTCTGCCAACGACAAATTCACTGTGCGCGATGAAGGTACAGAAAATGCGGTTGCATGGGGCGATGTAAACCGCCCCATGTCGCAAGCCCACTTCGAAACAATTCACAAGGCATTTCTTGACCATATCAAAGGCAAGGATGTTTTTGTACAAGACTTATGGGGTGGTTCTGACCCTGAGCACCGTGTTGCCGTTCGCACAATTGGCGAATTTGCATGGCACAGTCTGTTTTGCCGTACCTTACTTGTGCGCCCAACAGATGCAGAAACGCCAAATATGGCGCCGCAGTTTACCATCATAAACCTGCCAAGTTTCAAAGCTGACCCAGCCACTATGGGCTGTCGCTCTGAGACAGTTATCGCTGTGAACTTCACCAAAGGCATTGTTCTGATCGGTGGTACACAGTATGCCGGAGAAAATAAAAAATCTGTTTTCTCTATTCTTAATTACCTGCTGCCTGAAAAAGGCATCATGCCCATGCACTGCTCTGCCAATATTGGCCCAGAAGGCGATGTTGCCATATTCTTTGGCCTTTCAGGGACCGGTAAAACAACCCTCTCTGCTGACAGTAGCCGTACCCTTATCGGCGATGATGAGCATGGCTGGTCAGACGACAGTGTCTTCAATTTTGAAGGCGGCTGTTATGCCAAAATGATCAACCTCTCCGAAGAAGCCGAGCCGGAAATCTACGCCACATCAAAGCGCTTTGGTACAGTGCTTGAAAATGTGGTGATGGACGAGGAAACCCGCGAGCTGGATTTCAACGACAACACACTTGCTGAAAACACACGTGCGGCGTATCCGATTCACTTTATTCCTAATACATCTGCTGAAAACCGAGGTGGCAAACCCAAAAATATCATCATGCTAACGGCTGATGCTTTTGGCGTACTGCCGCCTATTTCACGGTTAACACCAGAACAAGCCATGTATCACTTCCTAAGCGGTTATACTGCAAAAGTTGCCGGCACGGAAATTGGCGTTAAAGAGCCACAGGCAACTTTCTCTACCTGCTTTGGTGCACCGTTCATGCCGCGCCACCCAAGTGTTTATGGCAACCTGCTGCGTAAAAAGATTGCTGAAACAGGGGTGACATGCTGGCTGGTAAACACCGGCTGGACTGGCGGCGTTTACGGTGTTGGTAACCGGATGCCTATTAAGGCGACACGGGCACTACTGCACGCGGCCCTTGATGGCAGCCTGAACAGTGCCCCCATGCGCATAGATGAAAACTTCGGCTTTGAAGTACCAACCGAGGTAAACGGCGTTGACAGTAAAATTCTTAACCCCCGTGAAACGTGGGCCGATAAAGATGCTTACGATGCCAAAGCCAAACATCTGGTTACTCTGTTTATCAATAACTTTGCCGCCTTTACCGATTATGTAGACGATGAAGTAAAAGCAGCCGCACCAACCGCTGCTTAA
- a CDS encoding tellurite resistance TerB family protein, with product MLRRVSQLLGFAEKEAGAPNDLALATAALLVQVSVADGDFSAEEHSRLEECLMAHFHLDATTVAGLVERAARDQADATCLYAFTRTIAHELDQQGRQDIVRLLWQVALVDDSLDNVEANVIAKIAGLLGVSTADRVRLRDEVKTSSTIA from the coding sequence ATGTTACGCCGTGTTTCACAGTTATTAGGGTTTGCTGAAAAAGAGGCAGGTGCTCCAAACGATCTGGCGCTTGCCACTGCAGCGTTACTTGTTCAGGTATCTGTTGCAGATGGAGATTTCAGCGCTGAGGAGCATAGTCGCTTGGAAGAATGCCTGATGGCACATTTTCATCTGGACGCTACTACGGTGGCAGGACTTGTTGAGCGCGCAGCGCGGGATCAGGCAGATGCGACATGCCTTTATGCCTTTACCCGCACGATTGCTCATGAGCTGGACCAGCAAGGCAGACAGGATATTGTGCGTTTATTGTGGCAGGTAGCGCTTGTGGATGACAGCCTTGATAACGTTGAGGCTAATGTCATTGCTAAAATTGCCGGGCTTTTGGGGGTGAGTACAGCCGACCGTGTTCGCTTGCGTGACGAGGTGAAAACGTCCAGTACAATAGCCTGA
- a CDS encoding DMT family transporter, with protein sequence MQQTSEIRKGVLFGLISIMIWGSWPVVTALGMKQGMTPYELLLLRFSVASVILLPFAFRGNNSLKEWVTSLLFACTAGVTYSVASINGFTYAPANHGGVIIPGTVMLFTLTVSHFWLKERLTKQRVLGAAIIAAGLLCLSIGASTGAAHKANSWIGDCLFVLAGLLWGTYTTLIKRWPMPPLTVAARIAFVSCALMGTYHVFWGPETHFLAMPVETIALQVLWQGVFSAVVAIIFFNKAVAILGSGRTSVLNASVPAIVVVLAVIILGEIPNQIEQLGLLAIISGIVIAIMAKTAPLAPPVKECPKPL encoded by the coding sequence GTGCAGCAAACAAGCGAAATCCGCAAAGGTGTTCTATTTGGCCTTATATCTATTATGATATGGGGCAGTTGGCCTGTCGTAACAGCCCTTGGCATGAAACAAGGCATGACACCTTATGAACTGCTGTTACTGCGCTTTAGTGTAGCTAGTGTTATTTTGTTACCTTTCGCGTTTCGGGGCAACAATTCTTTGAAAGAATGGGTTACATCCCTGCTCTTTGCCTGTACGGCCGGTGTTACATACAGCGTGGCATCTATCAATGGCTTTACCTATGCCCCAGCGAACCACGGCGGGGTTATCATTCCCGGCACGGTAATGCTGTTCACCCTGACTGTTAGCCACTTCTGGCTTAAAGAACGGCTAACAAAACAGCGCGTTTTAGGCGCTGCCATTATTGCAGCAGGTTTATTATGCCTCTCTATTGGGGCCAGCACAGGGGCTGCACACAAGGCCAACAGCTGGATTGGCGACTGCCTGTTTGTGCTCGCAGGGCTCTTGTGGGGTACCTATACCACCCTCATTAAAAGGTGGCCAATGCCGCCCCTTACCGTGGCGGCCCGGATAGCATTTGTTTCCTGCGCCCTGATGGGCACGTACCATGTGTTTTGGGGGCCAGAAACTCATTTTCTTGCCATGCCGGTGGAAACCATTGCCCTACAGGTTTTGTGGCAAGGTGTGTTCAGCGCCGTTGTTGCTATTATCTTTTTTAACAAGGCAGTTGCCATATTAGGTTCTGGTCGCACCTCTGTTCTAAATGCGTCAGTACCGGCCATCGTTGTAGTGCTGGCTGTTATAATTTTGGGTGAAATACCCAACCAGATTGAGCAGCTTGGCCTTCTAGCCATTATAAGCGGTATTGTCATTGCCATAATGGCCAAAACGGCCCCCCTTGCACCACCGGTCAAGGAATGCCCAAAGCCGCTTTAA
- a CDS encoding DNA-3-methyladenine glycosylase I yields MRSFQELQELAEQYRAPEELAAMMPAVKTADEIMGVSEDRILALMTRGVFQAGFSWKVIEAKWPGFEEAFEGFVPVRWKFMSDDDLDSLLKDTRIVRNGQKILSVRDNAIMLCDLEDEHGSAAAFFATWPREDHFGLLELLKKRGSRLGGATGQYFLRQLGKDGWVLSQDVVMALIREGVVDKNPTSKSAMKAVQAAFNEWATESGRPFAHISRMLAFSVGPKTI; encoded by the coding sequence ATGCGGTCATTTCAGGAGCTTCAAGAGCTTGCGGAACAGTACCGGGCACCAGAGGAACTGGCTGCCATGATGCCAGCCGTTAAAACGGCTGATGAAATAATGGGGGTCTCTGAGGACCGTATTTTAGCACTTATGACCCGCGGTGTATTTCAGGCTGGATTTAGCTGGAAAGTTATAGAGGCTAAATGGCCAGGTTTTGAGGAAGCGTTTGAAGGGTTTGTGCCTGTACGCTGGAAATTTATGTCAGACGATGATCTGGATAGCTTGCTGAAAGATACACGCATTGTCAGGAACGGGCAGAAAATTCTGTCTGTGCGCGATAATGCTATTATGCTCTGTGATCTTGAAGATGAGCATGGTTCTGCAGCGGCCTTTTTTGCCACTTGGCCCCGGGAAGACCATTTTGGCCTGCTTGAACTTCTGAAGAAGCGTGGCAGCCGGCTGGGTGGTGCAACAGGGCAGTATTTCTTGCGCCAACTTGGTAAAGACGGATGGGTTTTATCGCAAGATGTGGTAATGGCACTGATCCGCGAGGGTGTGGTAGATAAAAACCCGACCTCGAAATCTGCCATGAAGGCTGTGCAGGCCGCTTTTAATGAATGGGCAACAGAAAGTGGTCGGCCATTTGCGCATATCTCACGCATGCTGGCTTTTAGTGTTGGTCCAAAAACAATTTAA